One segment of Eulemur rufifrons isolate Redbay chromosome 4, OSU_ERuf_1, whole genome shotgun sequence DNA contains the following:
- the LOC138382524 gene encoding olfactory receptor 2AK2-like produces the protein MNTGNQSFGTDFILLGLFQYGQMNTLLFAAVVIIFLVALMGNVILIHLIRLDARLHTPMYWLLSQLSTIDMMYISTTVPKMAMDFLSQSKTITVLGCEIQTYMFLVLGGTEALLLGFMSYDRYVAICHPLRYPTLMSKKTCCFMVSCAWTSSSVNSLVHTLYVFQLPFCRSRLINHFFCEIPSLLPLVCQDTSQYEHTVLLSGLIILLLPFMAILASYARVLTVVFQMSSGKGQKKAISTCSSHLTVASLFYMTTLFTYTRPHSLHSPSQDRVVAVFYAIITPLLNPFIYSLRNKDVMGAARRLLG, from the coding sequence ATGAACACGGGAAATCAAAGTTTTGGGACAGATTTTATACTTCTTGGGCTTTTCCAATATGGCCAAATGAACACTTTGCTCTTTGCTGCCGTCGTCATAATCTTTTTGGTGGCTCTGATGGGGAATGTCATACTGATCCACCTCATTCGACTGGACGCCAGACTCCACACCCCGATGTACTGGCTGCTCAGCCAGCTCTCCACCATCGACATGATGTACATCTCCACCACCGTGCCCAAGATGGCAATGGACTTTCTCTCACAGAGTAAGACCATTACCGTTTTGGGCTGTGAGATTCAAACATATATGTTCTTGGTCCTCGGTGGGACTGAAGCTCTTCTTCTAGGTTTCATGTCTTATGATCGATATGTAGCCATCTGCCATCCTTTACGTTACCCTACACTCATGAGCAAGAAGACCTGCTGCTTCATGGTTTCATGTGCATGGACCAGTAGTTCTGTCAACTCTTTAGTACATACACTCTATGTATTTCAGCTTCCATTCTGTAGGTCTCGGCTCATTAAccactttttctgtgaaattcCATCTCTACTGCCATTGGTGTGTCAGGACACGTCCCAGTATGAGCATACTGTCCTGCTGAGTGGGCTTATCATTCTGCTGCTACCATTCATGGCCATTCTAGCTTCCTATGCTCGTGTGCTTACTGTCGTGTTCCAGATGAGCTCAGGTAAAGGACAGAAAAAAGCTATTTCCACTTGCTCCTCCCACCTGACTGTGGCAAGCCTATTCTATATGACCACTCTGTTTACCTATACGAGGCCACACTCCTTGCATTCCCCTTCACAGGATAGGGTGGTGGCAGTATTTTATGCCATTATCACCCCTCTTCTGAACCCATTTATCTATAGCCTGCGGAATAAGGATGTCATGGGAGCTGCGAGGAGACTGTTGGGTTAA
- the LOC138382525 gene encoding olfactory receptor 2W3-like: MEGTNDSFTDHFILVGFSDHPRLERILFMALLIAYLLTLMGNTTIILVSWRDSHPHSPMYFFLTHLSFLDLSFTTSSIPQLLYNLNGHDKTISHVGCTIWLFLFLGLGGVECLLLAVMAYDRFVAVCRPLRYMVTMNPRLCQGLVLVAWGCGVANSFAMSPVTLRLPRYGHLKVDHFLCEMPALIQMACVNPAAIEGISYILAVGIMLSPLVFILVSYGFIVRAVLSIQSSSGRQKAFNTCGSHLTMVSLFYRNIIYMYMQPGTSSSWDQGKFLTPFYNIVTPLINPLIYTLRNKEVKGTLRRLILGNRQSGKVK, from the exons ATGGAAGGAACCAATGACAGCTTTACAGACCATTTCATCCTTGTGGGGTTCTCTGACCACCCCCGTCTGGAGAGGATCCTCTTCATGGCCCTCTTGATAGCCTACCTCCTCACCCTGATGGGCAACACCACGATCATCCTGGTGTCCTGGCGGGACTCCCACCCGCAcagccccatgtacttcttcctcaccCACCTCTCCTTCCTGGACCTCAGTTTCACCACCAGCTCCATCCCCCAGCTGCTCTACAACCTTAATGGCCATGACAAGACCATCAGCCATGTGGGCTGCACCATCTGGCTGTTCCTGTTCCTGGGGCTGGGTGGTGTGGAGTGCCTGCTCCTGGCCGTCATGGCGTACGACCGGTTTGTTGCTGTCTGCAGGCCCCTACGCTACATGGTGACCATGAATCCCAGGCTCTGCCAGGGCTTGGTGTTGGTggcctggggctgtggggtggCCAACTCCTTTGCCATGTCTCCAGTGACCCTGCGCTTGCCCCGCTATGGGCACCTCAAGGTGGACCACTTCCTGTGTGAGATGCCAGCCCTGATCCAGATGGCTTGTGTCAACCCAGCTGCCATCGAAGGCATTTCCTATATTCTTGCAGTGGGTATTATGCTGTCACCATTGGTGTTTATTTTGGTCTCTTATGGCTTCATTGTGAGGGCTGTGTTAAGTATCCAGTCATCCTCAGGGAGGCAAAAGGCCTTCAACACCTGTGGCTCCCATCTCACCATGGTCTCACTTTTCTACAGAAACATCATCTACATGTACATGCAACCAGGAACCAGCTCCTCCTGGGACCAGGGCAAGTTTCTCACTCCCTTTTACAACATTGTCACCCCACTGATCAATCCTCTGATCTATACTCTCAGAAACAAAGAAGTGAAGGGGACATTGAGAAGATTGATTTTGGGAAATC GTCAGTCtggaaaagtaaaatga